From a single Botrytis cinerea B05.10 chromosome 4, complete sequence genomic region:
- the Bcmrm2 gene encoding Bcmrm2 translates to MLPPRLTPTISTSGRGILPRFHSCIPGLWNHKAGLAIARGRFAKGENGVENGLRTYTYICMRNASSSSSSSSSSSTRWKSRQGKDWFARAAKVKGLRSRAAFKLLEIDTKYKIFKRGQTVVDLGYAPGSWSQVAYERTQPHGRILGIDIIPAQPPHGVSTIQGNFLSRRVQQSVKNFLLDPERGRPRRPLFSSSPDEEDVDDDVVAEEPSYIDLERHMNDHDNGAAGIQSTSPAPSSSSSSSSSPSLEQKQEQEQEQEQENDETKMVHVVLSDMMMNTTGIKFSDHAGSMDLCNAALRFAFETLKPGGHFVCKFYQGAEDKELELKLRKMFAVVHREKPESSRSESKEAYFVALRRNRYVDAATLGYVNDV, encoded by the exons ATGCTACCACCTCGACTAACCCCCACAATCTCGACCTCTGGACGGGGAATCCTCCCGCGATTTCACTCATGTATTCCAGGGCTGTGGAATCACAAAGCGGGGTTGGCGATCGCGCGGGGTAGATTTGCAAAGGGCGAGAATGGCGTTGAGAATGGGCTAcgcacatacacatatattTGCATGCGCAATGCCTCGTCTTCGTcctcgtcgtcgtcgtcgtcgtcgacGAGATGGAAAAGTCGCCAGGGAAAGGATTGGTTTGCGCGCGCGGCGAAGGTTAAGGGGTTGAGGAGTAGAGCGGCGTTTAAATTGTTGGAG ATTGATACGAAGTATAAGATTTTTAAGAGGGGACAGACGGTGGTGGATCTG GGATATGCGCCGGGTAGTTGGTCTCAG GTAGCCTACGAACGCACACAACCCCACGGCCGCATCCTCGGCATCGACATCATCCCCGCGCAGCCACCCCACGGCGTCTCCACCATCCAAGGCAACTTCCTCTCGCGCCGAGTCCAACAATCCGTCAAGAATTTCCTGCTCGATCCCGAGCGCGGTCGTCCGCGCAgacccctcttctcctcttctcccgaTGAAGAAGACGTCGACGACGATGTTGTCGCCGAAGAACCGAGTTATATAGATCTAGAGCGGCATATGAACGATCATGATAATGGCGCTGCGGGGATTCAATCTACGAGCCCGGccccctcatcctcatcctcatcctcatcctcacctTCACTCGAAcaaaaacaagaacaagaacaagagcaagagcaagaaaacGACGAGACAAAAATGGTCCACGTAGTACTAAGTGACAT GATGATGAACACGACCGGTATCAAGTTTTCCGATCACGCGGGGAGTATG GATCTCTGCAACGCGGCTTTGCGATTTGCCTTCGAAACGCTGAAACCTGGGGGTCATTTTGTGTGTAAGTTTTATCAGGGCGCCGAGGATAAAGAGCTGGAGTTGAAGCTGAGGAAAATGTTTGCCGTGGTGCATAGAGAGAAGCCGGAATCATCGAGGAGC GAATCGAAGGAAGCATACTTTGTAGCTCTTAGGCGGAATAGGTACGTTGACGCTGCAACTTTGGGTTACGTCAATGATGTGTAA
- the Bcqcr7 gene encoding Bcqcr7 encodes MSAPSLASWISKKPGLLKMMKPLASWYTNAAGYRQLGLRADDLLPEESEEVLLALKRLPQKEAYDRVFRLRRAVQCSVQHQLLPKDQHTKPEEDYAYLSPIIAEIEAEAKERADLESLTITKKN; translated from the exons ATGTCTGCACCATCGTTAGCAAGCTGGATTTCCAAGAAGCCCGGGctcttgaagatgatgaagccTTTGGCCTCATGGTACACCAATGCTGCCGGATATCGCCAGTTGGGATTAAG AGCCGATGATTTACTCCCCGAGGAATCCGAAGAGGTTCTCCTTGCGCTCAAGCGTTTACCGCAAAAAGAAGCTTACGATCGTGTTTTCCGTTTGCGAAGAGCTGTTCAG TGTTCCGTCCAACATCAACTTTTGCCCAAAGATCAACACACCAAGCCTGAAGAA GATTACGCATACCTCTCCCCCATCATTGCCGAGATCGAAGCCGAGGCCAAGGAACGTGCTGATTTGGAATCGTTGACTATTACCAAGAAGAATTAG
- the Bcmrm2 gene encoding Bcmrm2: MLPPRLTPTISTSGRGILPRFHSCIPGLWNHKAGLAIARGRFAKGENGVENGLRTYTYICMRNASSSSSSSSSSSTRWKSRQGKDWFARAAKVKGLRSRAAFKLLEIDTKYKIFKRGQTVVDLGYAPGSWSQVAYERTQPHGRILGIDIIPAQPPHGVSTIQGNFLSRRVQQSVKNFLLDPERGRPRRPLFSSSPDEEDVDDDVVAEEPSYIDLERHMNDHDNGAAGIQSTSPAPSSSSSSSSSPSLEQKQEQEQEQEQENDETKMVHVVLSDMCAPWDQTSGFWKRSLSDPYNRMMNTTGIKFSDHAGSMDLCNAALRFAFETLKPGGHFVCKFYQGAEDKELELKLRKMFAVVHREKPESSRSESKEAYFVALRRNRYVDAATLGYVNDV; the protein is encoded by the exons ATGCTACCACCTCGACTAACCCCCACAATCTCGACCTCTGGACGGGGAATCCTCCCGCGATTTCACTCATGTATTCCAGGGCTGTGGAATCACAAAGCGGGGTTGGCGATCGCGCGGGGTAGATTTGCAAAGGGCGAGAATGGCGTTGAGAATGGGCTAcgcacatacacatatattTGCATGCGCAATGCCTCGTCTTCGTcctcgtcgtcgtcgtcgtcgtcgacGAGATGGAAAAGTCGCCAGGGAAAGGATTGGTTTGCGCGCGCGGCGAAGGTTAAGGGGTTGAGGAGTAGAGCGGCGTTTAAATTGTTGGAG ATTGATACGAAGTATAAGATTTTTAAGAGGGGACAGACGGTGGTGGATCTG GGATATGCGCCGGGTAGTTGGTCTCAG GTAGCCTACGAACGCACACAACCCCACGGCCGCATCCTCGGCATCGACATCATCCCCGCGCAGCCACCCCACGGCGTCTCCACCATCCAAGGCAACTTCCTCTCGCGCCGAGTCCAACAATCCGTCAAGAATTTCCTGCTCGATCCCGAGCGCGGTCGTCCGCGCAgacccctcttctcctcttctcccgaTGAAGAAGACGTCGACGACGATGTTGTCGCCGAAGAACCGAGTTATATAGATCTAGAGCGGCATATGAACGATCATGATAATGGCGCTGCGGGGATTCAATCTACGAGCCCGGccccctcatcctcatcctcatcctcatcctcacctTCACTCGAAcaaaaacaagaacaagaacaagagcaagagcaagaaaacGACGAGACAAAAATGGTCCACGTAGTACTAAGTGACATGTGCGCGCCCTGGGATCAAACCAGCGGTTTTTGGAAGAGAAGTCTGAGTGACCCGTATAATAGGATGATGAACACGACCGGTATCAAGTTTTCCGATCACGCGGGGAGTATG GATCTCTGCAACGCGGCTTTGCGATTTGCCTTCGAAACGCTGAAACCTGGGGGTCATTTTGTGTGTAAGTTTTATCAGGGCGCCGAGGATAAAGAGCTGGAGTTGAAGCTGAGGAAAATGTTTGCCGTGGTGCATAGAGAGAAGCCGGAATCATCGAGGAGC GAATCGAAGGAAGCATACTTTGTAGCTCTTAGGCGGAATAGGTACGTTGACGCTGCAACTTTGGGTTACGTCAATGATGTGTAA
- the Bcmcp2 gene encoding Bcmcp2, which yields MKGLNFASASAWARSRPCVKTTSWTCGRCVQRATRKSWVQNAAYSTGKRGGNGYGYGYGNGNGYQQNGRGNKVIMASAVGGVAATGLAFTDDIRHAYEAVERTGRVVSTLFVCINDYRVTLNHNEKIGDEAEQDRRLKDCHQRCADRTLRVLEKNGSIFIKLGQHLSAMNYLLPLEWTTTFIPLQDKCPVSSLESIENMFMVDTGEQLSDYFSEFAPLPIGAASLAQVHLATVKETGQKVAVKVQHPNLAEWAALDLALTSFTFATLKRFFPEYDLEWLSSEMEISLPIELDFTEEGKNALRTKDYFSRIPELPLVIPDVLWAKKRILVMENVAGHRLDDLEFLDSNGIDRDEVSAALARIFNEMIFGNNAPLHCDPHGGNLAIRKNDNRRGVNFDVILYDHGLYRDIPLELRRSYAKLWLAVIDANEPRMRKYAKEVAGVTDEQFPLFASAITGRDYTILTKDVALERSDEEKKNINDALGEGMLQQLVQMLGQVPRIILLILKTNDLTRSLDENLHTRQGPVRTFLILARYCTRTVFEEQLEQIKARGSLLWPANGIRLLVAWLGYMRVELKLEAFEVWLRAKRIMGTA from the exons ATGAAGGGACTTAATTTCGCATCGGCATCGGCGTGGGCGAGGTCGAGACCGTGTGTGAAGACGACTTCGTGGACTTGTGGGAGATGTGTACAGAGAGCAACTAGGAAATCTTGGGTGCAGAATGCGGCGTATTCGAcggggaagagagggggaAATGGTTATGGTTACGgttatggaaatggaaatggatatcaGCAGAATGGGAGGGGAAATAAAGTGATTATGGCTTCTGCTGTGGGGGGCGTAGCGGCAACAGGACTTGCTTTCACGGATGATATAAGGCATGCATATGAAGCGGTTGAGAGGACGGGGAGAGTGGTCAGTAcgttgtttgtttgtatcaATGA TTATCGAGTTACGTTGAACCATAATGAGAAGATTGGAGATGAAGCCGAACAGGATAGGAGGTTGAAAGATTGTCATCAGAGATGTGCAGACCGGACATTGAGAGTCTTGGAGAAGAATGGGAgtatatttataaaactcGGGCAACATTTG AGTGCTATGAATTATCTTCTACCTCTAGAATGGACGACTACATTTATACCCTTGCAGGATAAATGCCCCGTTTCATCCTTGGAATCGATAGAGAATATGTTTATGGTGGATACCGGCGAACAACTTTCAGATTACTTCTCGGAATTTGCACCTCTGCCGATAGGGGCAGCGTCTTTAGCTCAGGTGCATTTAGCTACTGTCAAGGAAACGGGACAAAAGGTTGCAGTGAAGGTTCAGCATCCAAACTTGGCGGAATGGGCGGCTCTTGATCTGGCATTAACTAGCTTTACATTCGCGACGTTGAAGAGGTTCTTCCCAGAGTATGATCTAGAATGGTTATCatcggaaatggaaatttcaTTGCCAATCGAACTGGACTTTActgaagagggaaagaatgCTTTGCGGACAAAGGATTACTTCTCACGGATACCGGAATTACCATTGGTTATACCTGATGTTTTGTGGGCAAAGAAACGCATATTGGTAATGGAGAATGTTGCAGGACACCGATTAGATGATCtcgaatttcttgattctaATGGCATCGATCGCGATGAAGTTTCCGCTGCCCTCGCCCGTATCTTCAACGAAATGATCTTTGGCAACAATGCTCCTCTACATTGTGATCCTCACGGGGGCAATCTTGCCATTCGCAAAAACGACAATCGTCGTGGCGTCAATTTCGACGTAATTCTTTACGACCATGGTCTGTACCGCGATATACCTCTCGAACTCCGTCGCTCTTATGCAAAACTCTGGCTGGCAGTAATTGATGCTAATGAACCCCGCATGCGCAAATACGCTAAAGAAGTGGCTGGTGTAACCGATGAACAATTCCCCCTATTCGCCTCGGCTATTACAGGTCGCGATTACACCATCCTAACAAAAGATGTAGCGCTTGAGCGATCGgacgaagagaagaaaaatattaatGATGCGTTGGGTGAAGGAATGCTTCAACAACTTGTACAAATGTTAGGACAGGTTCCACGAAttattttgttgatattgaaaacGAATGACTTGACGAGGAGTTTGGATGAGAATTTACATACGCGACAGGGACCTGTAAGGACTTTCTTGATTCTGGCGAGATATTGCACGAGAACGGTATTTGAGGAACAGTTGGAGCAGATCAAAGCAAGAGGAAGTCTTTTGTGGCCGGCGAACGGTATTAGATTGTTGGTGGCGTGGTTAGGGTACATGAGGGTGGAGCTGAAATTGGAAGCTTTTGAGGTTTGGTTGAGAGCCAAGAGAATCATGGGTACAGCGTGA
- the Bcmag1 gene encoding Bcmag1, with product MNEYWKYLAYNSGIRLHRVLSFKFITSSIKLFSLQSSSQFKMSTRRSARLSAASIIAEKLPETTSASPVAKTTRAIVGNGPTGSKVKLSRKRKAISPDISDSSLPPIASSPPKKEAISREESEPSLPPIKPALKKRKIASNESSDSPPTKNASPSTPKRKKTSPILPPPVTPTPAAIGSMSSPYKDVGDSMPPPPVPVDRLAVLNGTNAPLVTPETHRLLANKSMDEVSPSKPPAVKVSTSDVLNKAIEHLIKVEPKLKPIIEKHPCKMFSAEGLAEEIEPFRALVSGIISQQVSGAAAKSIKAKFVALFNPPDSDPSTHTFPNPSAIVATDIPNLRTAGLSQRKAEYISGLALKFTNGDLTTPFLLTASYEEVFDSLIQVRGLGKWSVEMFACFALKRLDVFSTGDLGVQRGMAALVGRDVEKLKKAGKGAKGGGKWKYMSEKEMEEIAEKFSPYRTIFMWYMWRVEDTDITTLEEYS from the exons ATGAACGAATAT TGGAAGTATCTTGCTTACAATTCAGGAATTAGGCTGCACAGAGTACTgtcattcaaattcatcacTTCATCAATAAAACTCTTTTCTCTGCAATCATCAAGTCAATTCAAAATGTCTACAAGGCGATCAGCTCGTTTAAGTGCAGCTTCTATCATCGCCGAGAAACTACCTGAAACTACGTCTGCTTCTCCTGTGGCGAAAACTACCAGGGCTATCGTTGGAAATGGCCCAACAGGATCTAAGGTTAAACTCAgcaggaagagaaaggctATATCTCCAGATATATCAGATTCTTCACTGCCTCCCATAGCATCAAGTCCCCCAAAGAAGGAGGCCATATCCCGCGAAGAATCCGAACCTTCTTTGCCTCCCATAAAACCAGCCCtcaaaaagaggaaaattgCTTCGAATGAATCATCCGACTCCCCACCCACCAAAAATGCAAGTCCATCGACcccaaagagaaagaagacctctccaattcttccaccTCCAGTGACTCCAACTCCGGCAGCTATCGGGTCAATGTCTAGTCCTTATAAAGACGTTGGTGATAGTATGCCTCCACCTCCTGTTCCCGTTGATCGTCTTGCAGTTCTTAATGGAACAAATGCTCCCTTAGTCACACCTGAAACTCATCGACTCCTTGCCAACAAATCTATGGACGAAGTATCTCCATCGAAACCACCTGCAGTAAAAGTATCAACCTCCGATGTTTTGAACAAAGCTATAGAGCACTTGATCAAAGTTGAACCCAAGTTGAAACCAATTATTGAGAAACATCCATGTAAGATGTTTTCCGCTGAGGGGTTAGCTGAAGAGATTGAACCGTTCAGAGCGTTGGTTAGTGGAATTATATCACAACAG GTCTCCGGTGCAGCGGccaaatccatcaaagcTAAATTTGTAGCTCTTTTCAATCCACCTGATTCAGATCCATCTACTCATACATTTCCTAACCCTTCCGCTATTGTAGCTACTGACATACCTAATC TCCGCACCGCCGGTCTCTCTCAACGAAAAGCTGAATACATATCCGGCCTCGCCCTCAAATTTACAAATGGTGACCTAACTACCCCCTTCCTCCTTACTGCCTCCTACGAAGAAGTTTTCGATTCCCTAATCCAAGTACGGGGTCTCGGAAAATGGAGCGTCGAAATGTTTGCCTGTTTTGCTCTCAAACGTCTCGATGTTTTTAGTACCGGAGATCTAGGGGTTCAAAGAGGAATGGCTGCGCTCGTAGGAAGAGATgttgagaaattgaaaaaagcggGAAAGGGAGCAAAGGGGGGTGGAAAATGGAAGTATATGTCggagaaggaaatggaagagatAGCTGAGAAGTTTAGTCCATATAG AACTATATTCATGTGGTACATGTGGCGAGTAGAAGACACCGATATCACTACTCTTGAAGAATATTCTTGA